One genomic window of Tachypleus tridentatus isolate NWPU-2018 chromosome 12, ASM421037v1, whole genome shotgun sequence includes the following:
- the LOC143233353 gene encoding uncharacterized protein LOC143233353 isoform X1, whose protein sequence is MDQMDKLRLQKLHSRLLQDVGVSDVLPILLQEGVLSLEDYEDIKSCCTRTKQTETLLFVAKARQKSLFMFLSSIRKQLSLVAYSIEELTDNRRRRRKKTLTNEMVDMLRQNVQLVRRWHMLAHSLGMSAQRTQIQVQANLYMWDMEQCVLQLLEQWKSLKGNSATLGALLESLRKEQFNDIADKLEEEFIQ, encoded by the exons ATGGATCAAATGGATAAACTTCGCCTTCAGAAACTTCATTCTAGATTGCTGCAGGATGTTGGAGTGTCAGATGTTCTACCCATTTTGTTGCAAGAAGGAGTGTTGTCATTGGAAGATTATGAAGACATCAAAAGTTGTTGCACCAGaaccaaacaaacagaaacattaCTGTTTGTTGCCAAGGCGAGGCAAAAGAGCCTATTCATGTTTTTGTCAAGCATTAGAAAACAGTTATCCCTGGTTGCTTACAGCATTGAAGAACTTACAGATaacagaagaagaagaagaaaaaaaa CTTTAACAAATGAGATGGTTGATATGTTACGCCAGAATGTTCAGCTCGTGCGACGTTGGCATATGTTGGCTCATAGTTTAGGGATGTCAGCTCAACGAACACAGATACAGGTACAAGCAAACCTTTACATGTGGGACATGGAACAATGTGTACTACAGCTTTTGGAACAGTGGAAGAGCTTGAAAGGAAACTCAGCTACACTTGGAGCTTTACTGGAATCTCTTAGAAAGGAACAATTCAATGATATAGCTG ATAAACTGGAGGAagaatttattcaataa
- the LOC143233353 gene encoding uncharacterized protein LOC143233353 isoform X2: MLECQMFYPFCCKKECCHWKIMKTSKVVAPEPNKQKHYCLLPRRGKRAYSCFCQALENSYPWLLTALKNLQITEEEEEKKVTSDKMSQPLTNEMVDMLRQNVQLVRRWHMLAHSLGMSAQRTQIQVQANLYMWDMEQCVLQLLEQWKSLKGNSATLGALLESLRKEQFNDIADKLEEEFIQ, translated from the exons ATGTTGGAGTGTCAGATGTTCTACCCATTTTGTTGCAAGAAGGAGTGTTGTCATTGGAAGATTATGAAGACATCAAAAGTTGTTGCACCAGaaccaaacaaacagaaacattaCTGTTTGTTGCCAAGGCGAGGCAAAAGAGCCTATTCATGTTTTTGTCAAGCATTAGAAAACAGTTATCCCTGGTTGCTTACAGCATTGAAGAACTTACAGATaacagaagaagaagaagaaaaaaaagtaacttCAGACAAAATGTCTCAGC CTTTAACAAATGAGATGGTTGATATGTTACGCCAGAATGTTCAGCTCGTGCGACGTTGGCATATGTTGGCTCATAGTTTAGGGATGTCAGCTCAACGAACACAGATACAGGTACAAGCAAACCTTTACATGTGGGACATGGAACAATGTGTACTACAGCTTTTGGAACAGTGGAAGAGCTTGAAAGGAAACTCAGCTACACTTGGAGCTTTACTGGAATCTCTTAGAAAGGAACAATTCAATGATATAGCTG ATAAACTGGAGGAagaatttattcaataa